One region of Cuculus canorus isolate bCucCan1 chromosome 6, bCucCan1.pri, whole genome shotgun sequence genomic DNA includes:
- the MDH1B gene encoding putative malate dehydrogenase 1B isoform X4 produces MARVVVAGRADCPHYAKAELLADYLQANLPHFRVHKITQHPDKWEWLHDICEKNGWEHTQSPIVWRELLDRGGKGLLLGGVDDFLKYAQRYYGITPVMLSEEMLDIAEENLQAHIAIEKEEEEIKSLTKPLQVWITSASAPACYQLIPLLANGEVFGMNTEISIHLLDTEQCKEVLCGIVMEAEDMAFPLLRSISEHTEIDEAFIQADIIIVLDDVLLNCEAQPFENYIREVSEICQVYAPLIEKNAKSGVRVISSGQTFVNLKAMMIMTYGPSINPENVIAVATSWETAAKATLARKLHMNAEGVKDVIVWGNITGSNYIDLSHAKLYGYDGAVWGPPNFPRPLLNMIYDSEWIHSEFLSAQSSLSSRVCRCVGMLPAHAIATVLRYWYHGSPPGEIISLGILSKGQFCVPEGIVFSMPVRFQNGTWKVMTELEINETTQEALGRLAHEMIQEKLVAQKEIKEMQPYGADKITSEEHLHQEMETLPTGSI; encoded by the exons GCAGGGCAGACTGCCCTCACTATGCCAAAGCTGAGCTCCTGGCTGACTATCTCCAGGCCAACTTGCCACACTTCAGGGTTCACAAGATCACTCAGCACCCTGACAAATGGGAG TGGCTTCATGATATTTGTGAAAAGAATGGATGGGAACACACACAGTCTCCTATCGTTTGGAGAGAATTATTGGACCGTGGAGGGAAAGGCCTGCTTCTGGGAGGAGTTGatgattttctgaaatatgCTCAG CGGTATTACGGCATCACCCCAGTGATGTTGAGTGAGGAAATGTTAGACATCGCTGAGGAAAACCTGCAGGCGCATATTGCAAttgaaaaagaggaggaggagattaAAAGCCTTACCAAGCCTTTGCAAGTCTGGATCACCAG TGCATCAGCTCCAGCCTGTTATCAGCTGATCCCTCTGTTGGCAAATGGAGAAGTGTTTGGGATGAACACAGAAATCAGTATCCATTTGCTTGACACTGAGCAGTGTAAGGAAGTCCTTTGTGGTATTGTAATGGAAGCTGAAGACATGGCATTCCCACTCCTCCGCAGTATTTCAGAGCACACTGAAATAGATGAGGCTTTTATTCAAGCCGATATTATAATTGTTCTTGATGATGTCCTCTTAAATTGTGAGGCCCAGCCCTTTGAGAACTACATCAGAGAAGTGAGTGAGATCTGTCAAGTGTATGCTCCCCTGATTGAGAAGAACGCCAAGAGTGGAGTCAGAGTAATTTCATCAGGACAAACCTTTGTAAACCTTAAGGCAATGATGATTATGACATACGGCCCGTCCATTAATCCTGAAAATGTCATTGCCGTTGCAACATCTTGGGAAACTGCAGCTAAAGCCACGCTGGCCAGGAAGCTCCATATGAATGCAGAAG GAGTTAAAGACGTGATTGTTTGGGGCAATATTACTGGCTCTAACTACATTGATTTGTCCCATGCAAAACTTTATGGATACGATGGTGCTGTTTGGGGCCCACCTAATTTTCCACGTCCTTTGTTGAATATGATTTATGATAG CGAATGGATCCATTCAGAATTTCTATCTGCACAGAGTTCACTGAGTTCCCGGGTCTGTCGCTGTGTAGGAATGTTACCTGCTCATGCCATAGCCACCGTACTGAGATACTGGTATCATGGCTCTCCTCCTGGGGAGATAATTTCTCTGGGAATACTTAGTAAAG GTCAGTTTTGCGTTCCTGAAGGGATTGTCTTCTCTATGCCAGTGAGGTTCCAGAATGGCACCTGGAAAGTCATGACAGaattagaaattaatgaaaCAACCCAAGAAGCTCTGGGACGCTTAGCCCATGAGATGATTCAG gaaAAGCTCGTtgcacaaaaggaaataaaagaaatgcaaccATATGGAGCTGATAAAATCACTAGCGAAGAACATTTGCATCAAG aGATGGAAACCTTGCCTACTGGCTCGATTTAG
- the MDH1B gene encoding putative malate dehydrogenase 1B isoform X5 has translation MLSEEMLDIAEENLQAHIAIEKEEEEIKSLTKPLQVWITSASAPACYQLIPLLANGEVFGMNTEISIHLLDTEQCKEVLCGIVMEAEDMAFPLLRSISEHTEIDEAFIQADIIIVLDDVLLNCEAQPFENYIREVSEICQVYAPLIEKNAKSGVRVISSGQTFVNLKAMMIMTYGPSINPENVIAVATSWETAAKATLARKLHMNAEGVKDVIVWGNITGSNYIDLSHAKLYGYDGAVWGPPNFPRPLLNMIYDSEWIHSEFLSAQSSLSSRVCRCVGMLPAHAIATVLRYWYHGSPPGEIISLGILSKGQFCVPEGIVFSMPVRFQNGTWKVMTELEINETTQEALGRLAHEMIQEKLVAQKEIKEMQPYGADKITSEEHLHQEMETLPTGSI, from the exons ATGTTGAGTGAGGAAATGTTAGACATCGCTGAGGAAAACCTGCAGGCGCATATTGCAAttgaaaaagaggaggaggagattaAAAGCCTTACCAAGCCTTTGCAAGTCTGGATCACCAG TGCATCAGCTCCAGCCTGTTATCAGCTGATCCCTCTGTTGGCAAATGGAGAAGTGTTTGGGATGAACACAGAAATCAGTATCCATTTGCTTGACACTGAGCAGTGTAAGGAAGTCCTTTGTGGTATTGTAATGGAAGCTGAAGACATGGCATTCCCACTCCTCCGCAGTATTTCAGAGCACACTGAAATAGATGAGGCTTTTATTCAAGCCGATATTATAATTGTTCTTGATGATGTCCTCTTAAATTGTGAGGCCCAGCCCTTTGAGAACTACATCAGAGAAGTGAGTGAGATCTGTCAAGTGTATGCTCCCCTGATTGAGAAGAACGCCAAGAGTGGAGTCAGAGTAATTTCATCAGGACAAACCTTTGTAAACCTTAAGGCAATGATGATTATGACATACGGCCCGTCCATTAATCCTGAAAATGTCATTGCCGTTGCAACATCTTGGGAAACTGCAGCTAAAGCCACGCTGGCCAGGAAGCTCCATATGAATGCAGAAG GAGTTAAAGACGTGATTGTTTGGGGCAATATTACTGGCTCTAACTACATTGATTTGTCCCATGCAAAACTTTATGGATACGATGGTGCTGTTTGGGGCCCACCTAATTTTCCACGTCCTTTGTTGAATATGATTTATGATAG CGAATGGATCCATTCAGAATTTCTATCTGCACAGAGTTCACTGAGTTCCCGGGTCTGTCGCTGTGTAGGAATGTTACCTGCTCATGCCATAGCCACCGTACTGAGATACTGGTATCATGGCTCTCCTCCTGGGGAGATAATTTCTCTGGGAATACTTAGTAAAG GTCAGTTTTGCGTTCCTGAAGGGATTGTCTTCTCTATGCCAGTGAGGTTCCAGAATGGCACCTGGAAAGTCATGACAGaattagaaattaatgaaaCAACCCAAGAAGCTCTGGGACGCTTAGCCCATGAGATGATTCAG gaaAAGCTCGTtgcacaaaaggaaataaaagaaatgcaaccATATGGAGCTGATAAAATCACTAGCGAAGAACATTTGCATCAAG aGATGGAAACCTTGCCTACTGGCTCGATTTAG
- the MDH1B gene encoding putative malate dehydrogenase 1B isoform X2 has protein sequence MILLGPFQLRTFYDSILCFYDSVHVTKSSLCGGVTVFTGRADCPHYAKAELLADYLQANLPHFRVHKITQHPDKWEWLHDICEKNGWEHTQSPIVWRELLDRGGKGLLLGGVDDFLKYAQRYYGITPVMLSEEMLDIAEENLQAHIAIEKEEEEIKSLTKPLQVWITSASAPACYQLIPLLANGEVFGMNTEISIHLLDTEQCKEVLCGIVMEAEDMAFPLLRSISEHTEIDEAFIQADIIIVLDDVLLNCEAQPFENYIREVSEICQVYAPLIEKNAKSGVRVISSGQTFVNLKAMMIMTYGPSINPENVIAVATSWETAAKATLARKLHMNAEGVKDVIVWGNITGSNYIDLSHAKLYGYDGAVWGPPNFPRPLLNMIYDSEWIHSEFLSAQSSLSSRVCRCVGMLPAHAIATVLRYWYHGSPPGEIISLGILSKGQFCVPEGIVFSMPVRFQNGTWKVMTELEINETTQEALGRLAHEMIQEKLVAQKEIKEMQPYGADKITSEEHLHQEMETLPTGSI, from the exons atgattcttttgggtcccttccaactcaggacattctatgattctattctatgcttctatgattcaGTCCATGTCACAAAATCTTCCCTCTGTGGTGGTGTCACTGTGTTCACAGGCAGGGCAGACTGCCCTCACTATGCCAAAGCTGAGCTCCTGGCTGACTATCTCCAGGCCAACTTGCCACACTTCAGGGTTCACAAGATCACTCAGCACCCTGACAAATGGGAG TGGCTTCATGATATTTGTGAAAAGAATGGATGGGAACACACACAGTCTCCTATCGTTTGGAGAGAATTATTGGACCGTGGAGGGAAAGGCCTGCTTCTGGGAGGAGTTGatgattttctgaaatatgCTCAG CGGTATTACGGCATCACCCCAGTGATGTTGAGTGAGGAAATGTTAGACATCGCTGAGGAAAACCTGCAGGCGCATATTGCAAttgaaaaagaggaggaggagattaAAAGCCTTACCAAGCCTTTGCAAGTCTGGATCACCAG TGCATCAGCTCCAGCCTGTTATCAGCTGATCCCTCTGTTGGCAAATGGAGAAGTGTTTGGGATGAACACAGAAATCAGTATCCATTTGCTTGACACTGAGCAGTGTAAGGAAGTCCTTTGTGGTATTGTAATGGAAGCTGAAGACATGGCATTCCCACTCCTCCGCAGTATTTCAGAGCACACTGAAATAGATGAGGCTTTTATTCAAGCCGATATTATAATTGTTCTTGATGATGTCCTCTTAAATTGTGAGGCCCAGCCCTTTGAGAACTACATCAGAGAAGTGAGTGAGATCTGTCAAGTGTATGCTCCCCTGATTGAGAAGAACGCCAAGAGTGGAGTCAGAGTAATTTCATCAGGACAAACCTTTGTAAACCTTAAGGCAATGATGATTATGACATACGGCCCGTCCATTAATCCTGAAAATGTCATTGCCGTTGCAACATCTTGGGAAACTGCAGCTAAAGCCACGCTGGCCAGGAAGCTCCATATGAATGCAGAAG GAGTTAAAGACGTGATTGTTTGGGGCAATATTACTGGCTCTAACTACATTGATTTGTCCCATGCAAAACTTTATGGATACGATGGTGCTGTTTGGGGCCCACCTAATTTTCCACGTCCTTTGTTGAATATGATTTATGATAG CGAATGGATCCATTCAGAATTTCTATCTGCACAGAGTTCACTGAGTTCCCGGGTCTGTCGCTGTGTAGGAATGTTACCTGCTCATGCCATAGCCACCGTACTGAGATACTGGTATCATGGCTCTCCTCCTGGGGAGATAATTTCTCTGGGAATACTTAGTAAAG GTCAGTTTTGCGTTCCTGAAGGGATTGTCTTCTCTATGCCAGTGAGGTTCCAGAATGGCACCTGGAAAGTCATGACAGaattagaaattaatgaaaCAACCCAAGAAGCTCTGGGACGCTTAGCCCATGAGATGATTCAG gaaAAGCTCGTtgcacaaaaggaaataaaagaaatgcaaccATATGGAGCTGATAAAATCACTAGCGAAGAACATTTGCATCAAG aGATGGAAACCTTGCCTACTGGCTCGATTTAG
- the MDH1B gene encoding putative malate dehydrogenase 1B isoform X1, whose protein sequence is MILLGPFQLRTFYDSILCFYDSVHVTKSSLCGGVTVFTGRADCPHYAKAELLADYLQANLPHFRVHKITQHPDKWEQWLHDICEKNGWEHTQSPIVWRELLDRGGKGLLLGGVDDFLKYAQRYYGITPVMLSEEMLDIAEENLQAHIAIEKEEEEIKSLTKPLQVWITSASAPACYQLIPLLANGEVFGMNTEISIHLLDTEQCKEVLCGIVMEAEDMAFPLLRSISEHTEIDEAFIQADIIIVLDDVLLNCEAQPFENYIREVSEICQVYAPLIEKNAKSGVRVISSGQTFVNLKAMMIMTYGPSINPENVIAVATSWETAAKATLARKLHMNAEGVKDVIVWGNITGSNYIDLSHAKLYGYDGAVWGPPNFPRPLLNMIYDSEWIHSEFLSAQSSLSSRVCRCVGMLPAHAIATVLRYWYHGSPPGEIISLGILSKGQFCVPEGIVFSMPVRFQNGTWKVMTELEINETTQEALGRLAHEMIQEKLVAQKEIKEMQPYGADKITSEEHLHQEMETLPTGSI, encoded by the exons atgattcttttgggtcccttccaactcaggacattctatgattctattctatgcttctatgattcaGTCCATGTCACAAAATCTTCCCTCTGTGGTGGTGTCACTGTGTTCACAGGCAGGGCAGACTGCCCTCACTATGCCAAAGCTGAGCTCCTGGCTGACTATCTCCAGGCCAACTTGCCACACTTCAGGGTTCACAAGATCACTCAGCACCCTGACAAATGGGAG CAGTGGCTTCATGATATTTGTGAAAAGAATGGATGGGAACACACACAGTCTCCTATCGTTTGGAGAGAATTATTGGACCGTGGAGGGAAAGGCCTGCTTCTGGGAGGAGTTGatgattttctgaaatatgCTCAG CGGTATTACGGCATCACCCCAGTGATGTTGAGTGAGGAAATGTTAGACATCGCTGAGGAAAACCTGCAGGCGCATATTGCAAttgaaaaagaggaggaggagattaAAAGCCTTACCAAGCCTTTGCAAGTCTGGATCACCAG TGCATCAGCTCCAGCCTGTTATCAGCTGATCCCTCTGTTGGCAAATGGAGAAGTGTTTGGGATGAACACAGAAATCAGTATCCATTTGCTTGACACTGAGCAGTGTAAGGAAGTCCTTTGTGGTATTGTAATGGAAGCTGAAGACATGGCATTCCCACTCCTCCGCAGTATTTCAGAGCACACTGAAATAGATGAGGCTTTTATTCAAGCCGATATTATAATTGTTCTTGATGATGTCCTCTTAAATTGTGAGGCCCAGCCCTTTGAGAACTACATCAGAGAAGTGAGTGAGATCTGTCAAGTGTATGCTCCCCTGATTGAGAAGAACGCCAAGAGTGGAGTCAGAGTAATTTCATCAGGACAAACCTTTGTAAACCTTAAGGCAATGATGATTATGACATACGGCCCGTCCATTAATCCTGAAAATGTCATTGCCGTTGCAACATCTTGGGAAACTGCAGCTAAAGCCACGCTGGCCAGGAAGCTCCATATGAATGCAGAAG GAGTTAAAGACGTGATTGTTTGGGGCAATATTACTGGCTCTAACTACATTGATTTGTCCCATGCAAAACTTTATGGATACGATGGTGCTGTTTGGGGCCCACCTAATTTTCCACGTCCTTTGTTGAATATGATTTATGATAG CGAATGGATCCATTCAGAATTTCTATCTGCACAGAGTTCACTGAGTTCCCGGGTCTGTCGCTGTGTAGGAATGTTACCTGCTCATGCCATAGCCACCGTACTGAGATACTGGTATCATGGCTCTCCTCCTGGGGAGATAATTTCTCTGGGAATACTTAGTAAAG GTCAGTTTTGCGTTCCTGAAGGGATTGTCTTCTCTATGCCAGTGAGGTTCCAGAATGGCACCTGGAAAGTCATGACAGaattagaaattaatgaaaCAACCCAAGAAGCTCTGGGACGCTTAGCCCATGAGATGATTCAG gaaAAGCTCGTtgcacaaaaggaaataaaagaaatgcaaccATATGGAGCTGATAAAATCACTAGCGAAGAACATTTGCATCAAG aGATGGAAACCTTGCCTACTGGCTCGATTTAG
- the MDH1B gene encoding putative malate dehydrogenase 1B isoform X3 — MARVVVAGRADCPHYAKAELLADYLQANLPHFRVHKITQHPDKWEQWLHDICEKNGWEHTQSPIVWRELLDRGGKGLLLGGVDDFLKYAQRYYGITPVMLSEEMLDIAEENLQAHIAIEKEEEEIKSLTKPLQVWITSASAPACYQLIPLLANGEVFGMNTEISIHLLDTEQCKEVLCGIVMEAEDMAFPLLRSISEHTEIDEAFIQADIIIVLDDVLLNCEAQPFENYIREVSEICQVYAPLIEKNAKSGVRVISSGQTFVNLKAMMIMTYGPSINPENVIAVATSWETAAKATLARKLHMNAEGVKDVIVWGNITGSNYIDLSHAKLYGYDGAVWGPPNFPRPLLNMIYDSEWIHSEFLSAQSSLSSRVCRCVGMLPAHAIATVLRYWYHGSPPGEIISLGILSKGQFCVPEGIVFSMPVRFQNGTWKVMTELEINETTQEALGRLAHEMIQEKLVAQKEIKEMQPYGADKITSEEHLHQEMETLPTGSI; from the exons GCAGGGCAGACTGCCCTCACTATGCCAAAGCTGAGCTCCTGGCTGACTATCTCCAGGCCAACTTGCCACACTTCAGGGTTCACAAGATCACTCAGCACCCTGACAAATGGGAG CAGTGGCTTCATGATATTTGTGAAAAGAATGGATGGGAACACACACAGTCTCCTATCGTTTGGAGAGAATTATTGGACCGTGGAGGGAAAGGCCTGCTTCTGGGAGGAGTTGatgattttctgaaatatgCTCAG CGGTATTACGGCATCACCCCAGTGATGTTGAGTGAGGAAATGTTAGACATCGCTGAGGAAAACCTGCAGGCGCATATTGCAAttgaaaaagaggaggaggagattaAAAGCCTTACCAAGCCTTTGCAAGTCTGGATCACCAG TGCATCAGCTCCAGCCTGTTATCAGCTGATCCCTCTGTTGGCAAATGGAGAAGTGTTTGGGATGAACACAGAAATCAGTATCCATTTGCTTGACACTGAGCAGTGTAAGGAAGTCCTTTGTGGTATTGTAATGGAAGCTGAAGACATGGCATTCCCACTCCTCCGCAGTATTTCAGAGCACACTGAAATAGATGAGGCTTTTATTCAAGCCGATATTATAATTGTTCTTGATGATGTCCTCTTAAATTGTGAGGCCCAGCCCTTTGAGAACTACATCAGAGAAGTGAGTGAGATCTGTCAAGTGTATGCTCCCCTGATTGAGAAGAACGCCAAGAGTGGAGTCAGAGTAATTTCATCAGGACAAACCTTTGTAAACCTTAAGGCAATGATGATTATGACATACGGCCCGTCCATTAATCCTGAAAATGTCATTGCCGTTGCAACATCTTGGGAAACTGCAGCTAAAGCCACGCTGGCCAGGAAGCTCCATATGAATGCAGAAG GAGTTAAAGACGTGATTGTTTGGGGCAATATTACTGGCTCTAACTACATTGATTTGTCCCATGCAAAACTTTATGGATACGATGGTGCTGTTTGGGGCCCACCTAATTTTCCACGTCCTTTGTTGAATATGATTTATGATAG CGAATGGATCCATTCAGAATTTCTATCTGCACAGAGTTCACTGAGTTCCCGGGTCTGTCGCTGTGTAGGAATGTTACCTGCTCATGCCATAGCCACCGTACTGAGATACTGGTATCATGGCTCTCCTCCTGGGGAGATAATTTCTCTGGGAATACTTAGTAAAG GTCAGTTTTGCGTTCCTGAAGGGATTGTCTTCTCTATGCCAGTGAGGTTCCAGAATGGCACCTGGAAAGTCATGACAGaattagaaattaatgaaaCAACCCAAGAAGCTCTGGGACGCTTAGCCCATGAGATGATTCAG gaaAAGCTCGTtgcacaaaaggaaataaaagaaatgcaaccATATGGAGCTGATAAAATCACTAGCGAAGAACATTTGCATCAAG aGATGGAAACCTTGCCTACTGGCTCGATTTAG